CGTGGCCCGCGATCAGGTCCCACACCTGCGCGATCTGGGCGCGCTCCTGGGCGCTGAGCGTGCCCGGCGGCCGTGGTGTgcgcgcgccgcccgccgccccgcccctgATCGGCCTGAGTGCCCCGCGCGCGCGACGCGGGACCCTCGGGGGTCCGGGCGCGTGGGCGCCTGCGCCGCGGGACTCGACGCCGGCCCCGGCGGCCCCCACGTGCGTGGCGCCTCcggggaggcggggcggggagctGGACGGCGTCGGGGCGCCCGCACTGCAGGCTCCGGGACACGTTCTCCCTCCCGCCCACACGCGCGGAGCGAAGCGACCGTAGGGCGCTGGGGACCCGGAGAGGAGGAGCGCACACCTGTGGGCGGGCCCGGGGCTGCGACTCTGAGGTCCGCAGGGGCAGCCACCGCCCCAAAGCTGTCCCTGGATCAGTCTCCAGGCTGGGGGGCCGCCCGGGGAACCGTGATCTTGCCAAGCCCGTCGGCCCACCCCTCACCTCCCGACCTCCCTCCCCAACACTGAGGCCGCAGGACCGCGCGCTCCTCGTGGTCAAGGCTTTATTGCAGGCTCGGGGGAGGGGTCCTGGGGAGGGCttcggggaggggaggggaggggaggggcccgccgggcgggggcggggcgggcgcggggtcTCGGCGGCTCATCGGTACTTCTCGGTCAGCACGGAGGACACGATGGACATGAACTTGTCCCAGGCGGCGTGCGCCTCGGCCGTGAAGTCGGCGGGGAAGCGCGCGGCCACGGTCACCAGCAGGCAGTGGGACAggagctgggggagggcaggggctgtcAGCGCGGGCGGGCGCGGCCGGGGGGCGCCCGGGGGCCCGCGCCCACCTTGAAGTTGACGGGGTCCACGCGCAGCACGTAGGCGTGCAGCTCGCTCAGCCGGGCCAGGGCGCCCGCCACGTCGTCCACGCTGCCCGCCGCCTCGCCCAC
Above is a window of Dasypus novemcinctus isolate mDasNov1 chromosome 23, mDasNov1.1.hap2, whole genome shotgun sequence DNA encoding:
- the LOC131275441 gene encoding hemoglobin subunit zeta — encoded protein: MSLTKAERTIIVSMWGKIAAQADAIGTEALERLFASHPQTKTYFPHFELRAGSAQLRAHGSKVAAAVGEAAGSVDDVAGALARLSELHAYVLRVDPVNFKLLSHCLLVTVAARFPADFTAEAHAAWDKFMSIVSSVLTEKYR